A DNA window from Rhipicephalus sanguineus isolate Rsan-2018 chromosome 8, BIME_Rsan_1.4, whole genome shotgun sequence contains the following coding sequences:
- the LOC119402386 gene encoding uncharacterized protein LOC119402386, protein MDITDQELNLTEDGNEGVPAEVTAVTKEIGVQVNTSTRMRSQPLSISKLQEEKELNVLTGLPCFELFYNICDLYTECRTLAQSKSFCISNEDAVFMTLIKLRHNMTFSVIAVLFGIHRTTVSDIFKFTVTALAGILAKAVYWPSKEAVVDNLTVHFKKYTSVRAVLDCTEIPLQRPRDLESQLLTYSWYKGTYTGKVLICETPGGHISYISQVYGGRASDSFITKESKIMEKFLPSIDSVMVDKGFLIDQLCLNYHVEMVRPPFLRKSKQLSKHDAEKNQSIAAARVHVERAIQRMKQYKILTSNLGIELFPYVDDIVQVIAGIVNLSKPIFTSDKFLAQ, encoded by the exons ATGGACATCACTGATCAAGAGCTTAACCTCACTGAAGACGGCAATGAAG GTGTGCCTGCTGAAGTCACAGCTGTGACGAAAGAAATAGGGGTCCAAGTTAATACTTCCACCAGGATGCGCAGCCAGCCGTTGAGCATTTCGAAGCTGCAAGAAGAAAAAGAGCTGAACGTGCTCACTGGACTTCCATGCTTTGAATTATTTTACAACATCTGTGACCTTTACACGGAATGTCGCACACTAGCACAGAGTAAAAGCTTTTGTATCTCCAATGAGGATGCAGTTTTCATGACTCTCATTAAGTTACGCCACAACATGACCTTTTCTGTTATTGCTGTGCTGTTTGGAATTCACCGCACAACAGTATCAGATATTTTTAAGTTCACCGTAACTGCCCTAGCAGGAATTTTAGCGAAGGCCGTGTACTGGCCAAGCAAGGAAGCTGTTGTCGACAATTTGACTGTACACTTCAAGAAATACACAAGCGTAAGGGCAGTGCTAGACTGCACCGAGATACCGTTGCAGCGGCCAAGAGACCTGGAGTCCCAATTATTAACCTACAGCTGGTATAAGGGCACATATACCGGAAAGGTATTAATATGCGAGACACCAGGAGGCCATATCAGTTACATAAGTCAAGTGTATGGTGGAAGAGCGTCCGACTCTTTCATCACAAAGGAGAGTAAGATCATGGAAAAGTTTCTCCCCTCCATTGACAGCGTCATGGTGGACAAGGGCTTTTTAATTGATCAGCTTTGCCTGAATTACCATGTCGAAATGGTGAGGCCACCATTCTTGCGTAAGAGCAAGCAGCTCTCAAAACATGACGCTGAAAAAAATCAAAGTATAGCAGCTGCACGGGTACATGTTGAACGCGCTATCCAACGCATGAAGCAGTACAAGATTTTGACTAGTAACTTGGGCATTGAGTTGTTTCCTTACGTTGATGACATAGTGCAAGTTATTGCAGGGATTGTGAATCTTTCGAAACCTATATTCACGAGTGACAAGTTTTTGGCGCAGTAG